The Caldalkalibacillus salinus genome contains the following window.
AGGCTACGTCGATTTCCAAACCATCCTGTTAGAAAGTTTTGTTTATTAATATACGCGACTTTTTCAGGTACAGGAATATACGGTGGACGAACAAAAAGTCCTTTTTCTAGTAAAAGGTTGACGGTCCTGTTCGCTAAGTCCATGGTATGGTTGAGTGCTTCATTAAACATATCACGGACGTCTAGCTCGGCCAGTAAAGGAATCGACTTGACAAACTCTTGCATACTGATACTGGTCATATGATGCAGATAAAACAGGGCGAAAGTATCCGTAAATAACTTGGGCGCCTTTTCATTTACATCTTTATCACTAAAACCATCCGGAATAGGATGTTGAACTTGATCTAAGATCATTCGCGTTTGATCAAGCTGTTCGATGTGAAAGCTGATATTATCATCGATTGTTGATTTAATGTCCGTATCATCCGTTGTTTGACTAAAGTATTTCAGAACCTGAAGGGCTAGTGTATTTTGCATATATAACTGCCATACAGCAGAAATCTCTGCAGCTGTTAGTGTATTGTGTTCAACATGATGTCCTTGGCTCACGGTAAACGACTCCTATTAGCAAATTTAGTCATGATATACTTGTATTATTTTCATTTCATGCGATTTTAACCATAAAATATAGGATTTTTAGATGGACGATTTAGGAATACATCTTTTCTACCCTTCGTCATCTTGTGTATAATAGTTAGAAATACGAAAAATCAGATTTTAGCAGATTTGGGCAGGTGTACTTTTAAAAGTAGGACGTAGAGCGGAGTGGAGAGGCCCTGAGGAACAAGGAGGAGACGAGTTTATGATAGACCAACTATTTGAAAGATTAGAAGACATTTATCCAGAGCTTGTGCAGTTCAGACGTGATTTGCATATGTATCCAGAGTTATCTTTTCATGAAGAACAAACGCCGAAAAAAATTGCTGATTACCTGACTGATCTTGGTTTAGACGTTAAAACAGGTGTCGGCGGCCATGGTGTGGTCGGTGTTTTAAAAGGGAATAAACCAGGCAAGACCGTTGCTTTACGAGCGGATTTTGATGCTTTATCTATTCAGGACGAAAAAGATGTCGACTATAAGTCCAAAGTACCTGGTGTCATGCACGCTTGTGGTCACGATATTCATACGGCAGGTTTATTGGGTGTAGCTAAAGTCTTAAGTGAAGTGAAAGATCAGCTCGAAGGAACAGTGATTTTTATCCATCAATTTGCTGAAGAACTTGCCCCAGGAGGCGCTAAACCTATGATCGAAGATGGCTGTCTAGACGGAGTAGACGTCATTTTCGGTGCCCACGTATGGGCCACGGAGCCATACGGAACGGTATGTTTCAATGAAGGAGATATGATGGCAGCATCTGATGCTTTTGAGATCGAGGTACAAGGTAAAGGTGGCCATGGGGCCATGCCGCATATGACTAAAGATGCTTTGGTCGTGGCCAGTCAGCTCGTTCTAAACTTACAACCGATCGTCAGCCGTCACGTAGACCCGTTGAAGCCGGCTGTCGTGACGGTCGGTTCTTTTCAAAGTGGTGAAGGCTATAACGTCATCGCTAACACAGCCAGATTAAAAGGAACCGTTCGTACCTTCGATGAAGATGTCCGTGACCAAGTGGAACAAGCGATAGGAGAGATAGCCGAAGCCACCTGTCAATTGGCCGGTGCAAAGTATCATTACAATTATAGGCGTGGGTATCCCACACTATGGAATCATCCGCACGAAACACAAAAGATTGAGACGCTCGCACAAAGCGTGGTAGGGCAAGAAAATGTTAAAAGAATGGACCCTATTATGGGTGGAGAGGATTTCGCCTATTACTTGAAGGAAGTGCCGGGCTCATTCTTTTTCGTTGGTGGTGGTAATCCAGAGATAGGGGCTGAATATCCACATCATCACCCTATGTTTGATGTAGATGAGCGCGCCATGACCATCACAGGGAAAATGTTTATCTCTGCTGTCCTAGATTTCCTATCGGACGGGAAACAGACAGCCTCATTATCTCAAGTAAAAACGGTTCAGGAGTAGGTCTTTACTTTCTAAAAGAGAAGATGAGATGTATAAGTGGATACAACAACTATAACAAGGCATAAAGGAATGACATCGAAATGATTGATTTAAGAAGTGATACCGTTACTAAACCAACAGAAGAGATGAAGCTTGCCATGTTTGAAGCTGCTGTGGGCGATGACGTATACG
Protein-coding sequences here:
- a CDS encoding DUF3231 family protein, with translation MSQGHHVEHNTLTAAEISAVWQLYMQNTLALQVLKYFSQTTDDTDIKSTIDDNISFHIEQLDQTRMILDQVQHPIPDGFSDKDVNEKAPKLFTDTFALFYLHHMTSISMQEFVKSIPLLAELDVRDMFNEALNHTMDLANRTVNLLLEKGLFVRPPYIPVPEKVAYINKQNFLTGWFGNRRSLNTFEITSAFTNVQNNVIGRSLLLGFRQVTESEELKGYFHRGVEISAKHIEILSSILNEEHLPPAMTSDTAVTRSKVSPFSDKLMMYHIYSLVAAGIENYGYGIARSSRRDVSAHYSRLLMEIMQYGEDGANIMIDKAWMEQPPQAPDRDQLAQS
- a CDS encoding M20 family metallopeptidase, with translation MIDQLFERLEDIYPELVQFRRDLHMYPELSFHEEQTPKKIADYLTDLGLDVKTGVGGHGVVGVLKGNKPGKTVALRADFDALSIQDEKDVDYKSKVPGVMHACGHDIHTAGLLGVAKVLSEVKDQLEGTVIFIHQFAEELAPGGAKPMIEDGCLDGVDVIFGAHVWATEPYGTVCFNEGDMMAASDAFEIEVQGKGGHGAMPHMTKDALVVASQLVLNLQPIVSRHVDPLKPAVVTVGSFQSGEGYNVIANTARLKGTVRTFDEDVRDQVEQAIGEIAEATCQLAGAKYHYNYRRGYPTLWNHPHETQKIETLAQSVVGQENVKRMDPIMGGEDFAYYLKEVPGSFFFVGGGNPEIGAEYPHHHPMFDVDERAMTITGKMFISAVLDFLSDGKQTASLSQVKTVQE